From Aspergillus chevalieri M1 DNA, chromosome 4, nearly complete sequence, a single genomic window includes:
- a CDS encoding uncharacterized protein (COG:T;~EggNog:ENOG410PQ9E;~InterPro:IPR000719,IPR011009;~go_function: GO:0004672 - protein kinase activity [Evidence IEA];~go_function: GO:0005524 - ATP binding [Evidence IEA];~go_process: GO:0006468 - protein phosphorylation [Evidence IEA]): protein MDPASFGLAVFSALDLCIKYGTELIKICREYRRFEEEIDEIVLVVEGLWVKTEVQLDSLRVLWNTLHKTLQSHYFDALQRLERKTLAAVQTIQHVKELAAPDASSLRKVKAIYIKRHLKEAVADLEDWQRRFDPSWYLITRIASPVIDKQLRDGLPGNNSSTIRLKRIREAIKEVSSIGSSHAGSVFMNTSHIVGSAHEIPGTNTTIASYGNVARTVLLDRTDYGPLTEAMTAKTYVRDVARLLLNVEPMTFGLLKCEGVIELPDENNKSQFQFILEVPKGLSSPRTLRSILAEAPRCSLSHRIQLAKQLARSVMFVHTSGFVHKNIRPETILVFADGSNRLGPSFLSGFERIRPSGAATEKSGDLVWQKNFYRHPTRQGLWPEDYYNMQHDIYSLGVCLLELALWWSFVQYDGDTAIPCSELDITAAISDKDPRRGAFAIKKKLVAMAEHRLPSSMGDRYTDLTVACLTCLDNGESNTFGYDVKDEDGIVVGVRYIEKVVPVCYLRGFRLMNSQVLLQIEEICI from the exons ATGGATCCTGCAAGCTTCGGACTTGCGGTCTTCAGTGCTTTGGATCTGTGCATTAA ATATGGGACCGAGCTCATCAAGATATGCCGAGAATATCGAAGATTCGAGGAGGAAATAGACGAGATTGTACTCGTGGTGGAAGGGTTATGGGTGAAGACTGAAGTCCAGCTCGATTCTCTTAGAGTCCTTTGGAACACACTCCATAAAACCCTTCAGTCACATTACTTCGACGCCTTACAAAGACTTGAAAGAAAGACTTTGGCCGCTGTTCAGACTATCCAGCACGTCAAGGAGTTGGCCGCACCGGATGCCAGTTCACTTCGGAAAGTCAAGGCAATATATATCAAGAGACATCTCAAGGAAGCCGTTGCGGATTTAGAAGATTGGCAAAGACGATTCGATCCATCGTGGTACCTGATTACACGCATCGCTAGCCCTGTCATCGACAAGCAACTCAGAGATGGCCTTCCAGGTAACAATTCTTCCACAATCCGACTCAAACGGATAAGGGAGGCGATTAAGGAGGTCTCGTCAATTGGGAGCTCCCATGCTGGCTCAGTATTCATGAACACGTCCCATATAGTAGGATCCGCACACGAAATCCCCGGGACTAACACTACCATCGCGAGTTACGGTAATGTTGCACGTACGGTGTTACTGGACCGTACAGACTATGGTCCTCTCACTGAAGCAATGACAGCCAAGACATATGTTCGCGACGTGGCAAGGCTTTTGTTGAACGTGGAACCGATGACATTTGGTCTCTTGAAATGCGAGGGCGTGATCGAACTACCTGACGAAAATAATAAAAGTCAATTCCAGTTCATCCTCGAAGTACCAAAGGGGCTATCATCACCAAGAACGCTCCGGAGTATCTTGGCAGAAGCTCCTCGGTGTTCTCTCAGCCATCGTATCCAGCTAGCCAAGCAGTTGGCTCGCTCAGTCATGTTCGTTCATACATCAGGGTTTGTCCACAAGAACATCCGCCCGGAGACCATTCTGGTGTTCGCAGACGGATCGAACCGCCTCGGTCCATCGTTCCTCAGTGGCTTTGAGAGGATCCGACCATCCGGGGCAGCAACAGAGAAGTCAGGTGATTTGGTGTGGCAAAAGAACTTTTATCGGCATCCGACGCGACAAGGCCTCTGGCCCGAAGATTATTATAACATGCAGCATGATATTTACAGTCTCGGGGTGTGCTTACTGGAGCTTGCACTGTGGTGGTCCTTCGTACAGTACGATGGTGATACTGCCATTCCATGTTCCGAACTTGACATAACGGCCGCTATTTCCGATAAGGACCCGCGTCGAGGTGCATTTGCCATCAAGAAAAAACTGGTGGCTATGGCCGAACACCGCCTTCCCAGCTCGATGGGTGACAGATACACTGATTTGACAGTGGCTTGTTTAACCTGCCTCGACAATGGGGAAAGCAATACTTTCGGCTACGATGTGAAGGACGAGGATGGTATTGTTGTTGGCGTTCGATATATCGAAAAGGTGGTTCCGGTGTGTTATCTCCGCGGATTTCGGCTGATGAATTCCCAGGTTTTACTGCAAATAGAAGAGATTTGCATATGA
- a CDS encoding ankyrin repeat domain-containing protein (COG:M;~EggNog:ENOG410PWFS;~InterPro:IPR002110,IPR036770,IPR020683;~PFAM:PF13857,PF12796,PF00023,PF13637,PF13606;~go_function: GO:0005515 - protein binding [Evidence IEA]), whose translation MLRDYCRGRIEFPETSLTDRGVSRSGRQFIKNLMALHPHDRPQASKDLVSDWDITEENKTSETDSLQGTSREVIRLGKRPEYVMNQPSININGNVPLYIQPQPNSVNVDDEMNYQSSELWLMMKDTDADIGRIRSLLESGANPNKFRDGHTALHNAAERGSTRCMELLITYGANVHLKTRSHQETALHLATYNSDISKLRSLLKQRADVDAQNADGDTTLHLAILRFFTTEAMELLLSNGASTEIKGRNGYTPLQYAISLDLEDKARLLLDHSASPNAQDKRGRTPLHQAIVSDKLTLAFIKRLVEAGANIDQRDKSKRSPLYEAAKCNRRDIMHYLIDSGASREIGSSGMQRRLQWVQFWRDLPWPFGG comes from the exons ATGCTTCGTGACTATTGCCGGGGCCGTATCGAATTCCCCGAAACATCACTTACTGATCGAGGAGTGTCCCGGTCCGGCAGACAGTTTATTAAAAACCTCATggctcttcatcctcatgaCCGACCGCAAGCTTCAAAGGACCTGGTTTCTGATTGGGATATTACTGAGGAAAATAAAACCTCCGAGACTGATAGCTTGCAAGGAACGAGCCGCGAGGTAATAAGGCTGGGAAAACGGCCGGAGTATGTCATGAATCAACCGTCCATCAATATCAATGGAAACGTGCCACTTTATATTCAACCTCAACCCAATAGTGTCAACGTCGACGACGAAATG AACTATCAATCTTCAGAGTTGTGGCTTATGATGAAAGACACCGATGCAGACATAGGAAGAATACGGTCGTTACTTGAGTCTGGAGCCAACCCAAATAAGTTTCGAGATGGACATACAGCCCTACACAACGCGGCAGAGCGAGGGTCTACAAGATGCATGGAGCTCCTAATTACATACGGGGCGAACGTGCACTTGAAAACCAGATCACACCAGGAGACAGCCTTGCACCTAGCCACGTACAATAGCGACATTTCGAAACTACGATCGCTTCTCAAGCAACGAGCCGACGTCGATGCTCAAAACGCGGATGGAGATACTACACTACACTTAGCCATCCTTAGGTTTTTCACAACGGAAGCAATGGAACTACTCCTCAGCAACGGAGCATCCACGGAGATTAAAGGCCGAAATGGATATACACCGCTGCAGTATGCAATTAGTCTAGACCTGGAAGACAAAGCCAGATTACTCCTGGATCACAGTGCTAGTCCAAATGCGCAGGATAAGCGGGGACGCACACCGCTGCATCAGGCTATCGTGTCTGATAAGTTGACTTTAGCATTTATCAAGAGGCTAGTGGAGGCGGGAGCCAATATTGACCAGAGAGACAAGAGCAAGCGCAGCCCATTATATGAGGCAGCAAAATGCAACAGACGTGACATTATGCATTATCTTATTGACAGCGGTGCGAGTCGTGAGATTGGTTCTTCTGGAATGCAGAGACGATTACAATGGGTGCAATTTTGGAGGGACCTCCCGTGGCCGTTCGGGGGTTGA
- a CDS encoding uncharacterized protein (COG:G;~EggNog:ENOG410Q1Z0;~InterPro:IPR005829,IPR005828,IPR003663,IPR036259, IPR020846;~PFAM:PF00083,PF07690;~TransMembrane:11 (o31-50i62-80o86-105i117-139o151-171i253-277o283-305i314-334o349-370i382-402o422-440i);~go_component: GO:0016020 - membrane [Evidence IEA];~go_component: GO:0016021 - integral component of membrane [Evidence IEA];~go_function: GO:0022857 - transmembrane transporter activity [Evidence IEA];~go_process: GO:0055085 - transmembrane transport [Evidence IEA]) — MTVAEPSFINEFDLRTSSLGASEQADRVSNITSMVHIGSIPGALIAFVLCERIGMLWSMRQLCALWLAGVIIMITAGGRLCRIYGGRFVMGLGIGQAGIVAPTYLAEIAPRNVRGFLVCLFGMSEYIGIMIGYFSAWGASLHISNSSAKQWIIPQSIQIIVAGALLLLSHLCEESPRYLCKVGHDEKARTSLEKLWGLPGEHELISSEMDTIQRQLHIEQEQSNGLSWLSALRELFLVAANQKRLLFVISEQLVSQWSGANSITTYAPGLFALLGLTGQSEKLFTTAILGAVKLVASLLCAIFLIDHIGRKRSLVSGILIQQVSMLYVAIYLTMESFSADAESASMKRAAIGAIVFIYFTGVGWAMGFNAIQYLINAEVFPLRVRAIGTSLLMCFHYANRYGLSKAVPSMLLEDALQPKGTFWFFSVLTFLGLLWTLLFLPETAGRNLEETNELFV; from the exons ATGACTGTCGCCGAGCCATCCTTCATCAATGAATTCGACCTTCGAACGAGTTCTCTCGGTGCCTCCGAGCAAGCGGATCGAGTCTCAAATATCACGTCCATGGTCCACATCGGCAGTATTCCTGGTGCCTTGATTGCCTTTGTCCTCTGCGAAAGAATTGGAATGCTTTGGTCCATGCGCCAACTATGTGCCCTGTGGCTAGCGGGTGTAATCATCATGATCACTGCGGGTGGAAGGCTATGTCGGATATATGGTGGACGGTTTGTCATGGGACTTGGTATTGGGCAGGCTGGTATCGTTGCTCCTACATATTTAGCGGAGATTGCTCCTCGCAATGTGAGGGGATTCTTGGTCTGTTTGTTTGGTATGTCAGAGTACATCGGGATAATGATAGGG TACTTCTCGGCGTGGGGCGCTTCGTTGCATATCTCCAACAGCAGTGCAAAACAGTGGATCATACCGCAGAGCATACAAATCATTGTTGCCGGGGCTCTACTCCTGCTCTCCCATCTATGCGAAGAAAGCCCTCGGTATCTGTGTAAGGTCGGGCATGACGAAAAAGCGAGAACATCGCTGGAAAAACTATGGGGTCTACCTGGCGAACACGAGTTGATTTCGTCGGAAATGGATACTATCCAACGTCAGCTGCATATTGAACAGGAGCAATCGAATGGTCTATCCTGGCTCAGTGCCCTGCGGGAATTGTTTCTCGTGGCAGCTAACCAAAAGCGACTGCTTTTTGTCATATCAGAGCAGCTTGTGAGCCAATGGTCCGGAGCAAATTCGATTACCA CATATGCTCCTGGGCTATTCGCCCTGCTTGGCTTGACGGGCCAGTCTGAAAAACTATTCACGACCGCAATACTGGGAGCCGTCAAGTTGGTTGCCTCTCTCCTTTGCGCCATCTTTTTGATTGACCACATCGGACGCAAGCGATCCTTAGTCTCCGGCATTCTGATCCAGCAAGTTTCCATGCTGTACGTCGCCATCTATCTCACCATGGAGTCATTCTCCGCCGATGCAGAGtcagcttccatgaagcGAGCAGCCATTGGAGCAATCGTCTTCATTTATTTCACAGGCGTGGGCTGGGCCATGGGGTTTAACGCAATCCAATACCTGATTAATGCCGAGGTGTTTCCACTCCGAGTTCGAGCCATCGGGACCAGTCTTTTGATGTGTTTTCACTATGCCAACCGGTATGGTTTGTCCAAG GCTGTCCCGTCTATGTTACTTGAAGATGCACTTCAACCGAAAGGGACTTTTTGGTTCTTTTCGGTCTTGACGTTCTTGGGCCTCTTGTGGACATTGCTGTTCCTGCCAGAAACGGCGGGGCGGAACCTTGAGGAAACAAACGAGCTGTTTGTGTAG